In Streptomyces sp. NBC_01381, the sequence TGGTCATCTCCGATGTGCAGGATGCCGACGCGCCCATTCCGATCTGGGTCAAGATCGCCTGTGCGCTGATGCTCTCCGCCGGTACGTATGCAGGTGGCTGGCGCATCATGCGTACGCTCGGCCGCAAGATCATCGAGCTTGACCCGCCGCAGGGATTCGCCGCCGAGACCACCGGCGCGGGCATCATGTTCACCACCGCCTTCATGTTCCACGCGCCGATCTCGACGACGCATGTCATCACTTCCGCGATCATGGGTGTGGGTGCCACGAAGCGGGTGAACGCGGTGCGTTGGGGCGTCGCGAAGAACATCATTCTGGGCTGGTTCATCACGATGCCTGCGGCCGCGCTTGTTGCTGCGCTCAGCTTCTGGATCGTGAATCTCGCGTTCCTGTAGGAATGCAGGAAAGCAACGGAAAGGCCCGCCCCCGGGAGCCAGGGGCGGGCCTTTCTTGTTGCCCCTGCGGTGGCACCGCCATGCAGCACCGCAAGGAGTCGGAGGGGTCGATCAGCTTTATCCGAAGCGGCCCGAGATGTAGTCCTCGGTCGCCTGCACGGACGGGTTGGAGAAGATCCGCTCCGTCTCGTCTATCTCGATGAGCTTGCCGGGCTGGCCGACCGCCGAGAGGTTGAAGAAGGCCGTACGGTCCGAGACGCGCGCCGCCTGCTGCATGTTGTGCGTCACGATGACGATCGTGAAGCGCTCCTTCAGCTCGCCGATCAGGTCCTCGATGGCGAGGGTCGAGATCGGGTCGAGGGCCGAGCAGGGCTCGTCCATGAGGAGGACCTGGGGCTCCACCGCGATCGCCCGCGCGATGCACAGACGCTGCTGCTGACCGCCGGAGAGGCCGGAGCCCGGCTTGTTCAGGCGGTCCTTGACCTCGTTCCAGAGGTTGGCGCCCTTGAGGGACTTCTCGACGACGGCGCTCAGTTCGCTCTTCTTGTACGAGCCGTTGAGCCGCAGGCCCGCAGCCACGTTGTCGAAGATCGACATCGTGGGGAACGGGTTGGGGCGCTGGAACACCATGCCGACCGTGCGGCGCACCGCGACCGGGTCGACGCCGGAGCCGTACAGGTCCTCGTCGTCGAGGAGCACCTTGCCCTCGACGCGGCCGCCGGGGGTGACCTCGTGCATGCGGTTCAGGGTGCGCAGGAAGGTGGACTTGCCGCAGCCGGAGGGGCCGATGAAGGCGGTCACGGAGCGGGGCTCCACGGTCATCGAGATGTCCTCGATGGCCTTGTGGGCGCTGTAGTAAGCGGTCAGGCCCGATACGTCGATTCGCTTGGCCATGGGGATCACTGCTTCTTTCAAGACTTTGGGGAGTACGAGAGGGTCGCTGAGTGGCCGCGTCAGCGGCCCGTCTTGGGGGCCTTCCAGCGGGCTACGCCGCGGGCCGCCAGGTTGAGGATCATGATGAAGCCGATGAGGGCGAGCGCCGCGGCCCAGGCGCGGTCGTAACCGGCCTGATTGCCCGCCGCGTACTGCTGGTAGACGTACAGCGGCAGCGAGGCCTGCGAGCCTTCGAACGGGTTCGTGTTGATCATGGGGTTGACCCAGACCAGGAGCAGCACCGGTGCGGTCTCGCCCGCGATACGGGCGACGGCGAGCATGACGCCCGTCGTGATGCCGCCGATCGCGGTGGGCAGGACCACCTTGAGGATGGTCCGCCACTTCGGGATGCCGAGGGCGAGTGACGCCTCCCGCAGCTCGTTCGGGACGAGCTTGAGCATCTCCTCCGTGGAGCGCACGATCACCGGCATCATCAGGATGGCGAGCGCCATGGCGCCGGCCCAGCCGGAGAAGTCGAAGCCCAGGATCAGGATCCAGAAGCTCAGGACGAACAGGCCCGCGACGATC encodes:
- the pstB gene encoding phosphate ABC transporter ATP-binding protein PstB, which translates into the protein MAKRIDVSGLTAYYSAHKAIEDISMTVEPRSVTAFIGPSGCGKSTFLRTLNRMHEVTPGGRVEGKVLLDDEDLYGSGVDPVAVRRTVGMVFQRPNPFPTMSIFDNVAAGLRLNGSYKKSELSAVVEKSLKGANLWNEVKDRLNKPGSGLSGGQQQRLCIARAIAVEPQVLLMDEPCSALDPISTLAIEDLIGELKERFTIVIVTHNMQQAARVSDRTAFFNLSAVGQPGKLIEIDETERIFSNPSVQATEDYISGRFG